A part of Methanothermobacter sp. genomic DNA contains:
- a CDS encoding beta-CASP ribonuclease aCPSF1 produces MVSEMLEEIKRTIMQRLPERVQVAKVEFEGPEVVIYTKNPEIITENGNLIRDIAKDIRKRIIIRSDRSVLMDPEETIRRIHEIVPEEAKITNISFDDVTCEVIIEARKPGLVIGKYGSTSREIVKNTGWAPKILRTPPISSEIIERIRRTLRKNSKERKKILQQLGNRIHQKPKYENDWARLTAMGGFREVGRSCLYLQTPNSRVLLDCGVNVAGGDDRNSYPYLNVPEFTLDSLDAVIITHAHLDHSGFLPYLYHYGYDGPVYCTAPTRDLMTLLQLDHIDIAHREDEPLPFNVKHVKKSVKHTITLDYGEVTDIAPDIRLTLHNAGHILGSAMAHLHIGDGQHNMVYTGDFKYEQSRLLEPAASRFPRIETLVMESTYGGHEDVQPPRTRAEKELVKTIYSTLKRGGKILIPVFAVGRAQELMIVLEEYIRTGIIDEVPVYIDGMIWEANAIHTARPEYLSKDLRDQIFHMGHNPFISEIFHKVNGMDERREIVEGEPSIILSTSGMLTGGNSLEYFKWLCEDPKNSLVFVGYQAEGSLGRRIQKGWKEIPLKDEEDKMRVYNVKMNIKTIEGFSGHSDRRQLMEYVKRISPKPEKILLCHGDNYKTLDLASSIYRTYRIETKTPLNLETVRIQ; encoded by the coding sequence ATGGTTTCAGAGATGCTTGAAGAAATCAAAAGGACAATAATGCAGAGACTTCCTGAGAGGGTCCAGGTTGCAAAGGTGGAATTTGAGGGGCCCGAGGTCGTCATTTATACCAAGAACCCAGAGATAATAACCGAGAACGGTAACCTCATAAGGGACATTGCAAAGGACATCCGCAAGAGGATAATAATAAGATCCGACCGTTCGGTCCTCATGGACCCTGAGGAGACCATAAGGAGGATCCATGAGATAGTACCTGAGGAGGCGAAGATAACCAACATATCCTTTGACGATGTCACCTGTGAGGTCATCATCGAGGCAAGAAAGCCAGGACTCGTAATAGGTAAGTACGGCTCAACATCCAGGGAGATAGTCAAGAACACTGGATGGGCCCCCAAGATACTGAGAACCCCACCAATATCCTCTGAAATAATAGAGAGGATACGCAGAACCCTCAGGAAGAACAGTAAGGAAAGGAAGAAGATTCTGCAGCAGCTTGGAAATAGAATACACCAGAAACCAAAATATGAGAATGACTGGGCACGGCTTACAGCCATGGGTGGCTTCAGGGAAGTGGGGAGATCCTGCCTCTACCTCCAGACCCCCAACAGCAGGGTCCTCCTTGACTGTGGGGTGAACGTTGCCGGTGGGGATGACAGGAACTCCTACCCCTACCTCAATGTCCCTGAATTCACACTGGACAGCCTGGACGCGGTGATAATAACCCACGCCCACCTTGACCATTCAGGGTTCCTGCCCTACCTCTACCACTACGGATACGATGGGCCCGTGTACTGCACAGCCCCAACCAGGGACCTCATGACGCTCCTGCAGCTTGACCACATAGACATAGCCCACAGGGAGGACGAACCACTTCCATTCAACGTTAAACACGTGAAGAAGAGCGTCAAACACACCATAACCCTGGATTACGGTGAGGTGACCGACATCGCACCGGATATACGGCTGACACTCCACAATGCAGGACACATCCTGGGATCGGCAATGGCCCACCTCCACATAGGCGACGGCCAGCACAACATGGTCTACACGGGGGACTTCAAGTATGAGCAGAGCAGGCTCCTTGAACCAGCAGCCAGCAGGTTCCCGCGAATTGAAACCCTGGTGATGGAGAGTACCTACGGTGGACACGAGGACGTGCAGCCGCCAAGGACACGGGCAGAGAAGGAACTTGTGAAAACAATCTACTCCACCCTTAAGAGGGGCGGTAAGATACTCATACCGGTATTCGCGGTTGGAAGGGCCCAGGAACTCATGATAGTCCTTGAGGAGTACATAAGGACAGGTATAATCGATGAGGTCCCGGTATACATAGACGGTATGATCTGGGAGGCCAACGCAATCCATACGGCAAGACCCGAGTACCTCAGCAAGGACCTCAGGGATCAGATATTCCATATGGGCCACAACCCCTTCATCTCAGAGATCTTCCATAAGGTCAATGGCATGGATGAGCGCAGGGAGATCGTTGAGGGAGAACCCTCAATAATCCTGTCAACATCGGGTATGCTGACAGGAGGAAACTCCCTGGAGTACTTCAAGTGGCTCTGCGAGGACCCCAAGAATTCACTGGTATTTGTGGGTTACCAGGCCGAGGGCTCCCTTGGTAGGAGGATCCAGAAGGGATGGAAGGAGATCCCCCTCAAGGATGAGGAGGACAAGATGCGGGTCTACAATGTGAAGATGAACATAAAGACCATTGAGGGTTTCAGCGGTCACTCAGACAGAAGACAGCTCATGGAATACGTGAAGAGAATATCACCAAAACCTGAGAAGATACTGCTCTGTCACGGTGATAACTACAAGACCCTTGACCTTGCATCCAGCATTTACAGGACGTACCGCATCGAAACAAAAACACCGCTGAACCTTGAAACGGTACGTATACAGTGA
- the purM gene encoding phosphoribosylformylglycinamidine cyclo-ligase, translated as MVTYSESGVDIDLEELTVSRLTSRLKDTLRYCDIISGAGHFAALVRMGDVAIAMSTDGVGSKILVAEMMNRYDTVGIDCIAMVVNDILCVGARPAALVDYLAVEEPNPDVADEIGKGLARGAEIAQVAIIGGETASLPDIIRNLDLAATGIGFVDVDRIITGANVGEGDAVIGLESSGIHSNGLSLARKVFFDELKLSVDDEMPGSTKTVGEELLEPTRIYVDPVMRLLESGVSVHGLAHITGGGFGNLKRLNRDVGYHLDSLPEPQEIFRTIHEAGVDITEMYRVFNMGVGFCAVVSRDDLDEALDVLGDGAHHIGNVTPRKSEVALKTYTDESIKL; from the coding sequence ATGGTAACCTATTCAGAATCCGGCGTGGATATAGACCTGGAGGAGCTGACCGTATCACGCTTAACCTCCCGGCTTAAGGACACACTCAGATACTGCGACATTATAAGCGGGGCCGGCCACTTCGCGGCCCTGGTGAGGATGGGTGATGTGGCCATAGCCATGAGCACCGACGGTGTCGGTAGCAAGATACTGGTCGCTGAGATGATGAACCGGTATGACACCGTGGGGATTGACTGCATCGCAATGGTGGTAAATGATATACTCTGTGTGGGCGCAAGGCCGGCGGCACTCGTTGACTACCTCGCCGTTGAAGAACCAAACCCTGATGTTGCTGATGAGATAGGTAAGGGCCTTGCAAGGGGTGCTGAAATCGCACAGGTGGCCATAATAGGTGGTGAGACAGCCTCACTCCCAGATATAATCAGGAACCTTGACCTTGCAGCCACAGGGATCGGTTTTGTGGATGTGGACCGCATAATAACCGGTGCGAATGTTGGGGAGGGTGACGCTGTTATAGGCCTTGAAAGCAGCGGTATACACAGTAACGGCCTGAGCCTTGCCCGTAAGGTGTTCTTTGATGAGCTGAAACTCTCAGTGGACGATGAAATGCCAGGCTCCACTAAAACCGTGGGCGAGGAACTCCTTGAACCCACAAGGATCTACGTGGATCCCGTGATGAGGCTCCTTGAGTCAGGTGTGAGTGTCCATGGCCTTGCCCACATAACAGGAGGGGGTTTCGGAAACCTCAAAAGGCTCAACAGGGACGTTGGATACCATCTTGATTCCCTGCCAGAACCACAGGAGATATTCAGGACCATCCACGAAGCAGGGGTTGATATAACAGAGATGTACAGGGTTTTCAATATGGGTGTTGGCTTCTGTGCTGTTGTCAGCCGGGATGACCTGGATGAGGCCCTTGATGTCCTTGGTGACGGCGCCCACCATATCGGTAACGTAACACCCAGGAAATCGGAGGTTGCCCTTAAAACTTACACCGATGAATCAATAAAACTTTAG
- the comC gene encoding L-sulfolactate dehydrogenase, whose translation MRISAEEEVRIIKEILTAMEVPEEVSEIVADVTLDADLKGFSSHGIGRFPQYVEGLRCGTIKPHGDITIERETPSTALINGNHTFGHFVACRAMELAIEKARDTGVGLVGVHDSNHFGVAGYYSDMAVMNDMIGVVIANTEPAVAPIGGKTPILGTNPVAIGIPSNRHYVSVDMATSASARGKLLEAARKGERIPENIALDADGNPTTDPELALKGSILPFGGHKGYALSFMIEILAGPLVGAAFGAAVRGTANPREMCTKGDLMMAIDPSKMVDLEEFKSSVDEFIEEVKSSGDVLIPGDIEAMNIKRRREEGIDVDEKLLERLNEISDELGLDLKIKGL comes from the coding sequence ATGAGGATAAGTGCTGAAGAGGAAGTTAGAATCATAAAGGAAATACTCACCGCCATGGAGGTTCCAGAGGAGGTTTCAGAGATAGTGGCTGATGTTACGCTGGACGCTGACCTGAAGGGTTTCAGTTCACATGGAATCGGCCGTTTCCCCCAGTACGTTGAGGGGCTGCGCTGTGGGACGATAAAGCCCCACGGTGATATAACCATTGAAAGGGAAACCCCCTCAACGGCCCTGATAAACGGTAACCACACGTTCGGACACTTTGTTGCCTGCAGGGCAATGGAACTTGCAATTGAAAAGGCCAGGGATACCGGCGTCGGGCTTGTGGGTGTCCATGACTCAAACCACTTCGGTGTTGCCGGATACTACTCGGACATGGCGGTCATGAACGACATGATAGGGGTTGTGATAGCAAATACAGAGCCTGCAGTGGCACCCATAGGTGGCAAAACACCCATACTGGGAACAAACCCAGTGGCCATAGGGATCCCATCAAACAGGCACTATGTCTCGGTTGACATGGCAACCTCAGCATCCGCAAGGGGCAAACTCCTGGAGGCCGCCAGGAAGGGTGAGAGGATACCTGAAAACATAGCCCTGGACGCCGATGGAAACCCCACAACCGACCCTGAACTTGCCCTTAAGGGGTCCATACTCCCCTTTGGTGGGCATAAGGGTTATGCGCTTTCATTCATGATAGAGATCCTGGCAGGTCCCCTTGTGGGGGCGGCCTTTGGGGCTGCGGTGAGGGGAACAGCGAACCCCCGGGAGATGTGCACCAAGGGTGACCTCATGATGGCCATAGACCCCTCAAAGATGGTCGACCTCGAGGAATTCAAATCCAGTGTGGATGAATTCATCGAGGAGGTTAAATCATCCGGTGACGTCCTCATACCAGGTGACATTGAGGCCATGAACATAAAGAGGCGTCGTGAAGAGGGAATAGATGTGGATGAAAAGCTCCTTGAAAGGCTGAACGAAATATCAGATGAACTCGGCCTGGACCTCAAGATTAAGGGGTTATGA
- the comD gene encoding sulfopyruvate decarboxylase subunit alpha gives MKLDSSRAVYEGMKEAGIDFAVSVPCVNLRFVLEMVDSDPEIRHVPVTREEEGFGVAAGAYMAGKTTAMLMQNSGLGNSVNVLASLYSLYHIPITMIVSHRGTRGEFMEAQVPMGRATTEILDVLKIPYSTPETPPQARESIVELTALSLKKRHPVAVLLEVAYW, from the coding sequence ATGAAGTTGGATAGCAGCAGGGCTGTTTATGAGGGTATGAAGGAGGCGGGGATAGACTTCGCGGTCAGCGTCCCCTGTGTGAACCTAAGGTTCGTCCTTGAAATGGTGGACTCTGACCCGGAAATCAGGCACGTGCCGGTTACACGTGAGGAGGAGGGCTTCGGTGTTGCAGCCGGCGCCTACATGGCCGGGAAGACCACAGCCATGCTGATGCAGAACTCAGGTCTCGGTAACTCCGTGAATGTCCTCGCATCACTCTACAGCCTCTACCATATCCCCATAACAATGATTGTAAGCCACAGGGGAACCAGAGGTGAGTTCATGGAGGCCCAGGTCCCCATGGGAAGGGCCACGACCGAGATACTGGATGTCCTCAAAATACCCTACAGTACCCCTGAAACACCCCCCCAGGCAAGGGAATCCATAGTGGAACTCACAGCGCTCTCACTCAAAAAGAGGCACCCTGTGGCTGTGCTCCTTGAGGTTGCCTACTGGTGA
- the comE gene encoding sulfopyruvate decarboxylase subunit beta, whose protein sequence is MLTRIEAIERIVEVLDDELVVCNLGFPSRELYSIKDSSRHFYMLGSMGMASSIGLGLALSQKRRIVVLDGDGSILMNLGGLVTAAAQAPKNLFIVLLDNRCYGSTGSQCTYSDHIDLGDVAGSMGFNVIRLQEEPDFKRVLEEDGPVFAHVPVKPGNADVPVIDLSPEEIIERFMDEVRS, encoded by the coding sequence ATGCTCACAAGAATTGAAGCCATAGAAAGGATCGTGGAGGTCCTTGATGATGAACTCGTGGTATGTAACCTGGGTTTCCCATCAAGGGAGCTCTACAGTATCAAAGATTCGTCAAGGCATTTTTACATGCTTGGATCCATGGGGATGGCGTCCTCCATTGGACTTGGACTTGCCCTCTCACAGAAGAGAAGGATAGTTGTACTTGATGGTGATGGATCCATCCTCATGAACCTGGGGGGACTGGTAACAGCCGCTGCCCAGGCACCCAAAAACCTCTTCATAGTCCTCCTGGACAACAGGTGCTACGGAAGCACCGGTTCCCAGTGCACCTACTCAGATCACATAGACCTTGGGGATGTTGCCGGGTCAATGGGATTCAATGTTATCCGGCTCCAGGAGGAACCTGACTTTAAAAGGGTCCTTGAGGAGGACGGGCCAGTTTTTGCCCATGTACCTGTAAAACCTGGTAACGCGGATGTACCTGTCATAGATTTAAGCCCTGAGGAGATAATAGAGAGGTTCATGGATGAGGTGAGGTCCTAG
- the polB1 gene encoding DNA polymerase PolB subunit 1 has product MERYSMVLLDIDYLTVDEMPVIRLFGKDKSGNEPIIAYDSSFRPYIYAIPTDTERCLDELAELGLEKLEVTERRDLGKPVEVIRIELRHPQEVPKLRERIRNLESVADIREHDIPFYRRYLIDRSIVPMSGIEFNGVEVDSAPSVTSDDVRIIEITDGIETSDSGFPQLDILSFDIEVRNPHGMPDPENDEIVMVGIAGNMGVESVISTRGEHLDFVEMVDDEAAILERFAEIVREKKPDILVGYNSDNFDFPYLSRRAEILGVEFDLGWDGSRIKTMRRGFANATAIKGTVHVDLYPVMRRYMNLDRYTLERVYQELFGEKKLDLPGDKLWEYWDREELRDELFKYSLDDVVATYRIAEKILPLNMELTRIVGQPLFDISRMATGQQAEWFLVRKAYQYGELVPNKPSHSEFSKRRGRRAVGGYVKEPERGLHENIVQFDFRSLYPSIIISKNISPDTLTDEEDCDCHVAPEYGYRFRKEPPGFVPSVIGEILSERVRIKGEMKRSDDPMERKILNVQQEALKRLANTMYGVYGYSRFRWYSMECAEAITAWGRDYIKRTIKIAEEFGFHTVYADTDGFYATYTGRRS; this is encoded by the coding sequence ATGGAAAGATACAGTATGGTGCTCCTTGACATCGACTACCTAACGGTCGATGAGATGCCCGTCATCAGACTCTTTGGTAAGGACAAGTCAGGAAATGAGCCAATCATCGCATACGACAGTTCATTCAGGCCATACATCTATGCGATCCCCACCGATACAGAGAGGTGCCTGGATGAACTCGCTGAACTGGGACTGGAAAAACTTGAGGTCACAGAGCGAAGGGACCTTGGAAAACCGGTGGAGGTTATAAGGATAGAATTAAGGCACCCCCAGGAGGTTCCGAAGTTAAGGGAGAGGATAAGGAACCTTGAATCCGTTGCGGATATAAGGGAACATGACATCCCATTCTACAGGAGGTACCTCATTGACAGGTCAATCGTTCCAATGTCAGGGATAGAATTTAATGGCGTGGAGGTGGACTCGGCACCATCAGTCACATCAGATGATGTGAGGATCATTGAGATAACCGATGGGATAGAAACATCTGATTCTGGCTTCCCCCAGCTGGACATCCTCAGCTTCGACATTGAGGTGAGAAACCCCCATGGGATGCCTGACCCTGAAAATGATGAGATAGTGATGGTTGGAATTGCCGGTAACATGGGTGTTGAATCGGTTATATCAACGAGGGGCGAGCACCTGGACTTCGTTGAGATGGTTGATGATGAGGCGGCAATCCTTGAGAGGTTCGCTGAAATCGTCAGGGAGAAAAAACCCGACATCCTTGTGGGATACAACTCCGACAACTTCGACTTCCCCTACCTATCAAGGAGGGCAGAGATCCTTGGAGTGGAATTTGACCTTGGATGGGATGGGTCAAGGATAAAGACCATGAGGAGGGGCTTTGCAAACGCAACAGCCATAAAGGGGACGGTGCACGTGGACCTCTACCCTGTGATGAGGAGGTACATGAACCTTGACCGCTACACACTTGAGAGGGTCTACCAGGAACTCTTCGGGGAGAAGAAGCTGGACCTTCCAGGCGATAAGCTATGGGAGTACTGGGACCGGGAGGAGCTGAGGGATGAACTCTTCAAGTACTCCCTTGATGATGTCGTTGCAACCTACCGAATCGCAGAGAAGATCCTCCCCCTCAACATGGAGCTCACCCGTATAGTTGGCCAGCCCCTCTTTGACATATCCCGCATGGCAACCGGACAGCAGGCCGAATGGTTCCTTGTAAGGAAGGCATACCAGTACGGGGAACTCGTACCAAACAAACCATCACACTCAGAGTTTTCAAAGAGAAGGGGCCGCAGGGCCGTTGGAGGGTATGTTAAGGAACCTGAGAGGGGCCTCCATGAGAACATAGTCCAGTTCGACTTCCGCAGCCTATACCCCAGCATAATAATCTCAAAGAACATATCCCCAGACACACTCACCGATGAGGAAGATTGTGACTGCCACGTCGCACCGGAATACGGTTACAGGTTCCGTAAGGAGCCACCTGGCTTTGTACCCTCGGTTATAGGTGAAATACTCTCTGAGAGGGTCAGAATCAAGGGGGAGATGAAGCGTTCAGATGACCCCATGGAGCGAAAGATACTCAATGTACAGCAGGAGGCCCTCAAGAGGCTTGCAAATACCATGTACGGTGTCTACGGTTACTCAAGGTTCAGATGGTATTCAATGGAGTGTGCAGAGGCCATAACCGCATGGGGAAGGGACTACATAAAGAGGACAATAAAAATAGCCGAAGAATTCGGTTTCCATACGGTTTACGCAGACACAGATGGTTTCTATGCCACATACACAGGGAGGAGGTCCTAG
- a CDS encoding pseudomurein-binding repeat-containing protein, which translates to MVVVNGKDITSDNYLYVASSTVLNLNQGKRAGISLPDYNPPTNPRGAATGTLYKSGYLQAAQNIKNFMESNGRSPNYANTAIGQVRYESLIYAYARIINFYNSTGKLPDHITIQQITKKEGTITRPRADYTYKIEGYTTYFMDKSTGSIQSLQWDFGDNTTSTERNPTHTYKAGTYTVTLTVRGYGVTSTRTMMLEVMLATIHVNSTAVTFLGQTLNLTFKMPLNNTAKWISIGAMATGPFNETVFLVEDGVAYKLAELTNPFYQVNRQSQREIVWTATAGLNRLIEICTKLGLDELETINEYLNNFNLTEQEKNFILTNHGRCIDILQVSIEYPGEESVTIANITFPGNRSTRTLLLLYTNGYYIHPPGETGPNIIINDTLTWKPATMTPL; encoded by the coding sequence GTGGTTGTGGTTAATGGGAAGGATATAACATCAGACAATTATTTGTATGTGGCGTCCTCTACTGTCCTGAACCTTAATCAGGGCAAACGGGCCGGTATTTCATTACCTGATTATAATCCGCCTACTAATCCGAGGGGGGCGGCAACAGGAACACTATACAAAAGCGGATATTTGCAGGCGGCCCAGAACATCAAAAACTTCATGGAATCCAATGGCAGGTCGCCGAATTATGCCAACACAGCCATTGGACAAGTGCGCTACGAAAGCCTGATCTATGCCTATGCAAGGATAATAAACTTCTACAACAGCACAGGCAAACTACCAGACCACATTACAATACAGCAAATAACAAAAAAGGAAGGAACCATCACAAGGCCACGGGCCGACTACACCTACAAAATCGAAGGTTACACCACCTATTTCATGGATAAGAGCACAGGTTCTATCCAGTCATTGCAATGGGACTTTGGAGACAACACAACAAGCACTGAAAGGAACCCAACACACACCTACAAAGCAGGAACATACACCGTAACCTTAACCGTCCGGGGTTATGGTGTCACATCCACTAGGACGATGATGTTGGAGGTTATGCTCGCGACAATTCATGTTAATTCAACAGCAGTAACGTTTTTGGGACAAACTTTAAACTTAACCTTTAAAATGCCTCTTAACAATACAGCCAAATGGATTAGTATAGGGGCTATGGCTACAGGCCCATTCAATGAGACAGTATTCCTTGTGGAGGATGGTGTAGCATATAAACTGGCAGAGCTAACCAACCCATTCTATCAAGTGAACAGGCAAAGTCAAAGAGAAATTGTCTGGACCGCCACCGCAGGACTGAACAGACTCATAGAAATCTGCACAAAACTCGGACTCGACGAACTCGAAACAATAAATGAATACCTCAACAACTTCAACCTAACAGAACAAGAAAAGAACTTCATCCTAACAAACCATGGAAGATGCATAGACATCCTCCAAGTCAGCATAGAATATCCTGGCGAAGAAAGTGTCACAATAGCCAACATAACATTCCCAGGGAACCGATCAACAAGGACGCTCCTACTACTCTACACAAACGGCTACTACATACACCCGCCAGGAGAAACCGGGCCCAACATAATAATAAATGACACCCTAACCTGGAAGCCAGCAACTATGACGCCATTATAA
- a CDS encoding tetratricopeptide repeat protein: MKKKLEEIKLDLNAVILFIFLLSVVFIFIEYSLGKIALGLIEKEEYEKAINVYRLLISKTEKDLFNIGFCFTQNKEYQKALKYYDKALKINPEYAEAWNNKGIILKELKKYKKALKCYNKALEINSELIEAWNNKGTILQELGKYEEALECYNKALEINPKSIETLTYKGITLSKIGKYKKALKCFDKALKIDPKNKLLHKTKAALHKKLKNQEKAWLQPRKCRNDDHTTNTRWSANIHHLHITNRRHRTNTKLS, from the coding sequence TTGAAAAAGAAACTGGAGGAGATTAAATTGGATTTAAATGCAGTCATATTATTTATATTTCTATTAAGTGTAGTCTTCATTTTCATAGAATATTCTCTAGGAAAAATCGCGTTGGGATTAATTGAAAAAGAAGAGTATGAAAAAGCCATAAATGTCTATAGGCTCCTCATATCAAAAACTGAGAAAGATTTATTCAACATAGGATTCTGTTTCACCCAAAACAAAGAATACCAAAAAGCTTTAAAATATTATGACAAGGCATTAAAAATAAATCCGGAATATGCAGAAGCATGGAACAACAAAGGAATAATACTAAAAGAACTTAAAAAATACAAAAAGGCGCTAAAATGCTACAACAAAGCCCTAGAAATAAACTCTGAACTTATAGAAGCATGGAACAACAAAGGAACAATCCTCCAGGAGCTGGGCAAATATGAAGAAGCACTAGAATGCTACAACAAAGCCCTAGAAATAAACCCAAAAAGCATTGAAACATTAACTTACAAGGGAATAACATTATCCAAAATCGGCAAATACAAAAAAGCCCTAAAATGCTTCGACAAAGCACTCAAAATAGACCCAAAAAACAAACTATTACACAAAACCAAAGCAGCACTTCACAAAAAACTTAAAAACCAAGAAAAAGCCTGGTTACAACCTCGAAAATGTCGCAATGATGACCATACTACTAACACCAGGTGGTCTGCCAACATTCATCACCTACACATTACTAACAGGAGACACAGAACCAATACAAAACTATCTTGA
- a CDS encoding tetratricopeptide repeat protein — protein MHTRIQKLPGKEVERGWSMNPFKKIMDWMARGKAGWRLSGGRSSLKQGKYKEALKEFRKALKASPNDPEILHYNAMTLLKLKRPEKALECYEKILKNNPKLAEAWNNKGVVLKELKRYDEALECYERALQIDPEDDGTWNNKGALLDTIGKPEKAIECYEKALEINQKNAKAWYNKGNGLRSLGKYEEALECYEKALQINAEFVEAWYNKALIFEELKRYDEALECYERALQIDPEDDGTWNNKGALLDTIGKPEKAIECYEKALEINQKNAKAWNNKGVVLEELKRYDEALECYEKALEINLENDETWANKGLLLRKLGKYEEALECFEKALEINPEFADTWEWKGIILEDLKKPEEALKCYKQALKLNPQDKTLWYMQGKTLQKLGKHQKAKKSYKKALKIDPQYKKAKKTLKELQMKG, from the coding sequence ATGCATACTAGAATTCAAAAACTACCTGGAAAAGAAGTTGAGAGAGGCTGGAGCATGAATCCCTTTAAGAAGATAATGGATTGGATGGCCAGGGGAAAAGCTGGATGGCGCCTCAGCGGGGGCCGATCAAGCCTAAAACAGGGAAAATACAAAGAAGCTCTTAAAGAATTCAGGAAAGCCCTCAAGGCGAGTCCAAACGACCCGGAAATCTTGCACTATAATGCAATGACACTACTAAAACTCAAAAGACCAGAGAAAGCCTTAGAATGTTATGAAAAAATCCTCAAAAACAATCCAAAACTAGCAGAAGCATGGAACAACAAAGGAGTAGTCCTTAAAGAACTTAAGAGATATGATGAGGCATTGGAATGCTATGAAAGGGCACTACAAATAGATCCAGAAGACGATGGAACATGGAACAACAAAGGAGCGCTCCTTGACACAATAGGTAAACCTGAAAAAGCAATAGAATGCTATGAAAAAGCCTTAGAAATAAACCAAAAAAATGCAAAAGCATGGTATAATAAAGGTAACGGATTACGCAGTCTTGGAAAATATGAGGAGGCATTGGAATGCTATGAAAAAGCATTACAGATAAACGCAGAATTCGTAGAGGCATGGTACAACAAAGCACTAATTTTTGAAGAACTTAAGAGATATGATGAGGCATTGGAATGCTATGAAAGGGCACTACAAATAGATCCAGAAGACGATGGAACATGGAACAACAAAGGAGCGCTCCTTGACACAATAGGTAAACCTGAAAAAGCAATAGAATGCTATGAAAAAGCCTTAGAAATAAACCAAAAAAATGCAAAAGCATGGAACAACAAAGGAGTAGTCCTTGAAGAACTTAAGAGATATGATGAGGCATTGGAATGCTATGAAAAAGCCTTAGAAATAAACCTAGAAAACGACGAAACATGGGCTAACAAGGGATTACTCCTCAGAAAACTTGGAAAATATGAGGAGGCGCTGGAATGTTTTGAAAAAGCCCTTGAAATAAACCCAGAATTCGCCGATACATGGGAATGGAAAGGGATAATCCTGGAAGACCTCAAAAAACCAGAGGAAGCCCTGAAATGCTACAAGCAAGCCCTCAAACTAAACCCCCAAGACAAAACACTATGGTACATGCAAGGAAAAACACTACAAAAACTTGGAAAACACCAAAAAGCCAAAAAATCCTACAAAAAAGCCCTGAAAATAGACCCACAATACAAAAAAGCCAAAAAAACCCTGAAAGAACTCCAAATGAAAGGCTAA